The Terriglobia bacterium genome segment AGGAGGCCGCGCCCAGTAAATAGCTCGAATTGGGAGCGCCCCTTGGCGCGACAGGCCAGTTCCGTCCCGGTCGGCATGTTACAGAATTGGCCAAACAAACTGGCTTACACCGACGAGTCGCTCTCGAATGCCTCGGGCTGATTTGCTTCTGACTGTGCGCCAACAAAGGGCGCCGCAACCCAGCAATGAAAGATTTGGCTCCCGAATTTCTGCCGGAATTGAATTCCCAAATTATCTACTTTCGCTCCAAATCCCAACTAACTGCGGCGGCGAATCCCCGGCATGGAGTGCCGGATGATATTCGCCGGCTGCAGTCGGTCAAATTAACTTAGCCGGTACCTCAACGGCCGTTATGTCATTGCGTGAACGCCAGAAGTGCGAGATGTCACTCATCGAGGGACGTTTCCGCCTTAGGAAGGTCTCATCACGACTCAATGCTTTCGATTCTGAACGACAAAAAGCAGCAAGCTTCCGGCCTATTGGTTCAAAGAGGGCGTCGCATCTCCCCTGAAGAGCGCAGAACAAATCAGCAATGAAGAGGCCACTGAGCACACTTCTCGAAGATCATCGGCAAAAGTCTTCCTGTCCATCCTGTCCATAAAATGCGGAAATTGGTTCTACTGGGCAGACAGGGCGGAAACAGCGGAAAGGGCGGAAAGCAAAGAATTCCCTGTATTCATGCGTATTTGACGCTATGCTCCTTGAGAATCAGAGATTTGCAAAAATCAGGGTAGGTAGAATCCCTCCTCTCCGCCACAAGCGCGCCGCCAGCCAGGTAAGCCGCGGAGATTCCGCTTTCGCGTAGATGCGTGGCAGTGCAGGAACTGCGCTTCAACGCCCCACGATCTTCATCAGCCGTCGTGCGTATTCATTAGCAAGGTCAATATCATTTCGTGCTGCCGTTAAGTCGCCTTTCTCCAGCTCATGGCGCGCCGACTCCAGCGCCGTCTGCATGCGCATGTGGTTTGCCACGATATCGGAGTGAAGGGACTTTCCTTCCTTCTCCAGGTCGGCTTTCAGGCCGGTGAAAGTCTCATCCGCTAGTTTTGATTTGCTCGTGGCAGCATCCAGGCTCCTGCTCACGATCTCGTATTCAGTCGGATTTACGTCAGGCTTTACGGATATCACGGGCGGGTGCGCTAAATCTGTTCTTGCGACTGGCACAACAGCGGCTTGACTGCTGCGGCTCTCCGGAGCTGAATCTGGGACCCGCTGTTGCGGGACCTTGGGAACCCAAACAGGGACCACGCCTCCCAGGCCGTTTATTTTGGCAAGGATCACGCCCCACTGTTGGCGATTCGGCCCCTGGCTGGGATCGCCCTCGGCAATCTGTTCTAGTGTTTTTGCAGCGCTGCTGTACGCCACCAACGCTAATTGCGGGAAGCGGGTTTCATACAATGTGCCCAGTTCCTGATACGCGCCGGCCACCTCTGTTGCCAGCGCTGCATCTTGCGCAATGCAGGGACGCACGCCATCAAGATAAATCACTGCGCGCTGCAACAATGCTTTGCGCTCGGCAGTAAACTCGGGATGCAACGACGATGCAGGATCCAGATCCTGTTTCAAGGCGTTGCGGAGTGTGCGAACATCCTCCGCGCGCACCGTAGAAGGCGGGCACAGGCCGGCACGTGGCCGCGGCGTTCCCGCTCCCGGCTTGGGCGCTTTTCGTTCCAGCGCCTCGAGAATGCTTCGGACTCCCGCTTCGCGCGCTTCAATGAGTCGCGAACGGATTTGCGCCGTTACCATCTGCCACGTGCCAATTCCAAGCGCCGCGAGTACAACCGCGCAGATTGCCACCGCGGCCCGGTTCCGCTTCAGGTAGCGCATGGCGCGTTCTATGCCGGGCTCGCGCCGCGCAAGGACGGGCCTTCCTTCCAGAAAACGCTGAAGGTCGTCCGCCAGCGCGGCGGCAGTGGGATATCGCCGGCGAGGGTCATGCCGCAGACACAGCAAAACAATCTGGTCCAGGTCACCCACGATCCGGCGGCGAAGCTGCGCGGTGGTCTCCGGCATGCGCTTGAGATCTTCGCGGATATTTGCGCTCGGCGGCGGCGGCTCCTCCCTCAGCTTCAGCGCCGAATCCTCGTAGGGCAGCCGCCCGGTCAGCAACTGGTACAACACCACGCCGAGAGAGTAGATATCAGAAGTTTTCCCGATAGGCGCTCCGCTGATCTGCTCCGGGCTGGCATAACTCGGGGTAAGAAGCCGGTCTGCCGGTCCGGTAAGGCTCGGCGATTGGAACAACGGAATTTGTGTTTTGGCGATCCCAAAATCCAGCAGCTTGACCTGCCCCTCACCTGTTACAAGAATGTTGGAAGGCTTCAAGTCGCGGTGCAGCACCAGGTTCTCATGCAGGTAACACGCGGCTGAAACTACTTGCTGAAAGAGCCGTATGCGATCGGCCAGGTCGAGCTTCTGCGTGTCACAGAAGCGGTCCAGCGCGAGCCCCTCTACGTACTCCATTACGTGATAAGGCAGGCCGTCAGCCGTCTGTCCACCATCGAGAATCCGCGCGATGTTTGGATGATCCTGGTTCGCCAGGACCTGCCGTTCCTGATTGAATCTCTGGATGAAATCCTGGGTCGCATGATTTCGCTTCAAAAGCTTGATGGCCACGTTCTTGCGAAACGTTCCATCATCGCGCACCGCCAGGTAAACCACACCCATGCCGCCGCTGCCCAACTCGCGCAAAATCCTGTATGGTCCGATCATTTCCGGATCGCTGGATGAAGAGGCACCATCCACCGTCGCGCAGGTGCCCGCACTCTGGTGCGCGACCAGGAGTTCCATGGCTTCCGCATACAGCTCCTGGTTGTCTTCACACGCCTGGAGCACGAAGGCCGGCCAGGCCGGGGCCGGCAGCCTCACAGCTTCGTCAAAGATTTTTCGCAGTTGGATAAAGCGGTTGGTTTCCATCATGCGCCTCAGAGCTGCCGCCGCAGCCGGTCGATCCATCCGCGCGCGCGATCCAGGCTTTTGCGAAGTTCGTTCCAGTCCTTTCGTTCCAGCGCGCCGGACGCGCTGTTCATCGCTGCTGTGAGCCCGTTGCGCGAGGTTGCGATCTCCGGGTTCAGCACGAGCCCCTGCTGGCGCAGGTCGTTCTCCAAATGGTCCACCAGATCGAGGATGGCCGAAGCCCGCGCCGCCACGTTGTCATATTCCACCTGCAGGCGCCGCTCCTTCGCGCTGGAAGCAGGAAGGAGCGCCGCACAAAGCAGGATTGCTGTAAGCACTCTCATTTCGACATCAGCCGGGCCTGGTAGCCCTTGCCGGTAACGTAGTCAGGGGAGAGCGGATGTCCACCGTAGTTGCCGATGCAGCTCTTTTCCTCCACCTCGCTGACCACAACCTCGCCGACTTTGACTGCTTCGGTGGCGATTGGTTCCTTGGTCTGCGGGTCAAGCACCTGATTGTTGATTTGCCGGATCTCGAAACGGTCACCGGGCAGGACGCCATCATTGCTTCCCAGCGCCAGATAAATACCGTTGGGCGTTATCTGCGCAACGCGCCCTTCGATCTTCCGTAGTTTGGCTGGAAGGAGCGGAATTTTTTCCTGGATCTGCTTTACGATCTGATCTACCGCGGCAATCGTGGCTTCGCCCAGAATGGTGTTGGCAAAGTTGCTGCTGTTCATGGCGCTGCCGATGCCTCCGCCGGCAATGCCACCCTGGCCAATACCCAGCCCTTCCAGTCCCAGACTTTTGCTCTTTCTCACTGACTCGCCGCGGACGTGTATCGGCAAGAGAACTTCGGAGGTCTCAGCGTCCACCAGGCTCAAATCAAGGACGACCACGGCCTTTTCTTCCTTCTTGGTGAGTCCGGCTCCTCCTATGCCAATTCCTTTCCATGATGGCACCCATCCACCGAAGACACCGCCTTTGTGTGTAGTCTTGTCATCCCGCCCAAAGACAGTGATATCGCCGGTAACGATGCAATCGGCACTCCAGCTCTTTCCGATGGTTGGCCCGCTGCCGGGACTGGCCTGCGCACTAATGCTCCGTGCTAGTTCCTTATCAATTGCGTCGTTTCTGTCCAGCACGGTAATGACGTTGGACTGCTGCAGGCGGTTCATGATCATGCGTTGCAGACCTTTTCCAATGTCCTCAGTCGTGCTCAGGCCCGGAGATCCCGCCGCAATAGCGTTCCTATACTGCATGAGAGCGATCCAAGGATTCTGAGAATATGCAGCAGCAGCCTGGCTCTGGTCTTTCAATGCACCAAACACAAACGGAGCAATCACCACGCGCCGCTTGCGCACCGGGGACGTGTTCGGCAAGTCGGGCGGGTAAGGTGTGTCTGCCGCGATGGCCGAAGTCCCCGCACTAGCCGGTGGCGGGGGCTCGGGTGCAGGCGGCGCTCCGCCGGGCGACGAATCCTTGTTCGCCAACAGATTCGGCGCGACTGGAGATGACGCCGCCGCTGGCACAGCAGCCTTCGGGTCCAGCATCACGTTGATAATATTTTCCGAGACGCCGGCCTTCTGCAGCTTCACCAGGTCCGGCGTGGTCAGCTCATAAGATTTTCCTTCGCGCTGCAATTGCTTGATCACCAGCGCCTCTGACATGCCGTTCTTCACCAGATCAATTACGTTGTCCACTATTGATTTCGCCATGACAGCCGGCCTGTGTGGCTTTATAACAGCAGGAGCAGGAGCTGCCTGTCCAAAGCCGGCAACGGAAAGAAGAATCAGGACCCAAAATTTTTTCATCGTCATACCTCTCTTGAGTTTTCATACCGCCTTTTGCATAGCGGAAAGTTCCGGAAACTTTATTCAAGCTGGGGTCAGATGTTTTTCCATCCAGGCGCGGGCAAACATCCAGTGCCTCCGTACTGTGCTGTGCGATGTGGAAAGCGCTTCAGCCACTTCTTTGTCAGTAAGGCCGGAGAAGAATTTCAGCTCTACCACTCGGGCCGCCGCAGGATCGGTCTTTTCCAGCCGCTGGATTAGGTCGTCTAGCACCTCGATCTCGCACGGCTGCCTGGGATTGGGAACAACAGTTTCGTCCAGCGCCACCTTGCACTCGCCGCGGCGGTTCGGACCACGAAAGGCCCGCCCATGGTCTATCAGTACGCGCCGCATTTGCGACGCAGCAATGGCAAAAAAATGTGCCCGGTCACGCCACTCCACTGGGCCGCCACGAAAAATACGCACATAGGCTTCATGCACAATGGCCGTAGGCTGTAACGTATGCTCACGCCTTTCACGCGCCATGTAATGGCGGGCAATCTTGCGCAGGTCGGTGTATACCAGGCCAATCAGCCTGCTCTCGGCCGTCTGGCTGCCTTCGCGCACTTGCCGCAAAAGCCCGGTGATCTCCATTGCATCAGGCATGGTGTTGTCTTTCCTGCATGCTCAATCAGGCGAAAATTTTCCGGTTGTGTTTTACGAAAGAGATATGACCAGCACGAACCGGGCATTACAGCCCGGAATGAAAAAATCTGATGAGTTCAAGGGCGAGGCCTCCCAGATTAAAGTTTTCTAGCAGTTAGCTAGCTGCCACGGGGATTCCGCCTTTTTCTCTTCTGACCATTTTTCTTTTCTCCTCTCGCTATCCCGGTGACCGGAAATCCCCGGCAATTTCCGCCGGGCCGGCCAGAGAGGAGACAGTTCGATGGATAGCATCCTTCAAGCGCTGATCGTATTGTTTGAGGTCATTCAGGACACCGGAACGGGCACCTAATCCCGTTGCTGAAAATTTTGACAACAAACAATTGCGGGGAGAGGCAGCTCTCTCCGCTTTCTCTGCTACAATGCCCTCCACTTTCACCGCAACATTGGGAAGGTAAAGAACGTGAAGTCTTTCGCCGCGACTGCTCTCTGCTTCGCAGGAACGCTTCTTTTGGAAGGCGCGGCAAGTTCTGCGCGCGCCTCTGAGGCCCTGCTTGAGCAAGGTATCCGTCCCACCGCTGTGCGGAATCAGGCACCGCAGCAGAGAAGGAACCGCTGCTCTCCGTTGCCGGCGGAGACGCCACAAAAACGCGTGCTTCTGCCGCAGCAACTTTATTGCTTTACCGTGACAGTCGCGGCGGGTGAGCCTACACAATTGCTGTTGGACCAGCCTATCGATTTGGAAATGCGCGTCACCGGCAACGCCGCGGGAACTCGCGTGGACAGCTTTGAGATAGGAATCGAGACCCTGACTTTCACTGAGCCTGGCGATTACCGGGTCGAAGTCCGTGCCGTCCACGCGATGACCGGCCCGCTTCCATTTTCCATCGTCCGCTGGACGCTGGATGCGCAGAAAGCCGAGTCCTGGAAGGAAGCGGAAACCTGGGCCACGCACTCAAAAAAATCCAAGGAGATGAAAGACCTGGAGAAATCATTGGCGCTGTGGACGGCGATCGGCGACACAAGTTCCATCGCGCGGACTTACCTGAAGCAGGGTTCAGCGCTGCAGAAGACCGATCCCGCCAATGCCCTGAGTTTCTTCGAAAAAGCGCTCGCCTTGTGCCGCGCCAACTTTGATACTCGCTGTTCTGCGGAAGCCGCGAACAACAGCGGCACGATGTCGCGTCGTCTGGCTGATCTCAGCGGCGCGCAGCGGCGGCTGAAAGAAGCCGCTATTGACTGGCAAAAGCTTGGCGACAAAGAAAATGAAGGCGTCACACTTTCCAATCTTGGCCTTACGCTCTGGCAGGCCGGCGACTTTGAGCAGGCGATCGGGTTACTGAACCGGTCGGAGAGTCTGTTGCGCATCCGGGACGCTGCCGGAGATGCAAAAACATTGAACAATCTGGGGCTGTGCTACCAGTCTTTGGCCGCATATGCACGAGCCAGGGGTTATTTTGAATCAGCGATCAAGGGCTTTATTCGCACCCAGAAACCAACGGAGCTCGCGCGAGCACGGTTGAACCTGGGCCGTAATTACATGCTGGAAGGCAATTTCATCCGCGCGCAGCAGATACTTGAGATCGCCGAAAAGGAAGCCAACACGGTTCCTGATCGCGCCACTCGCGCCGATATTCTCAGAAACCAGGCACAGAACTTTCTTCAGCAGAACAAACCAGAGCAAGCCCGTCTCCGTCTGGAACTTGCCCTGGAAGTGGACCGCCTGGATGGAGACCGCAGAGGAGAGAGCAGCGCGCTGCATTATCTCGGCATCATTGCGCAGCAGAAGGGCGATATTGCCACAGCGCGCGCTTTCTTCATCCAGGCGGCGCACTTGCGGCATGAAACAGGGCTACGTGACGACGAAGCGGAATCTCTCTTCAAGCTCGCGGACCTTGACTATCAGGCGGGAAACATGAATGATGCCCGCGCCTCCGCCGAGCATGCGCTGGATATTCTGGAATCGGTGCGTAGCCAGGTACCCAACGCAAACCTGCGTGCCTTGTACTACTCGCGTAAGCGCCAGTTTTTCGAACTTCTGGTGGAGTTGGCTATGGTTCCGGGGAATGCCAATGCAGCCGCTGACGGCCTGTTCGCTGTAGAGCGCGGACGCGCCCGCGCACTGATGGACCTGCTAGCGAACAGCGCATCGCCCGAGCAGACGCCTAACGCTGGCCGGCATGCCCAGATCCAGCGCCAACTTGATTATCTTGCGAATTTGCTTTCACGTACTCAGCCGGGAAAAGATGCTGAGCTGCGTCGGCGTTTCCAGGAACTCCAGGACGAAGATGCAGCGCTCGAAAATGCGATCCGCAAATCCATCGCCGGTGAAAAACTTGCCGCGCCGCTTCAGTCAGTGGAGGAGTTGCAGCAAAAATCCCTGCCCGTCGACAGCACCCTGCTTGAATTCCATCTGGGGAGGAAGCGCAGCTATCTCTGGCTGGTAGATGCTCACCACGTTCAGGTTTTCACGCTCCCCTCCGCCGGCGTCATTGAATCTTACGCCCGCCCGGTGGTGGAACACTTCCAGAACATTCTTGAGAGGCAACGCTCATCGGAAAAAAGAGCAGCTTTCAGGCGCTCTCTGCATAAACTTTCCGCCGCATTGCTGGGGCAGCTCTCTGAAAAGCAGCTCCAGTCCCGTGTGATGCTGGCGCCGGACGGCGTCCTTTATAGAGTTCCTTTTGCGGCCTTGCAGCTGTCCGGCGCGACTGAGCCGCTGGGTGTGGAGCATGATTTGGTGCAGGTTCCTTCCGCCTCCTATTTGCTCCACGCTGCGCGACCTCGCCCCAT includes the following:
- a CDS encoding serine/threonine protein kinase is translated as MDRPAAAAALRRMMETNRFIQLRKIFDEAVRLPAPAWPAFVLQACEDNQELYAEAMELLVAHQSAGTCATVDGASSSSDPEMIGPYRILRELGSGGMGVVYLAVRDDGTFRKNVAIKLLKRNHATQDFIQRFNQERQVLANQDHPNIARILDGGQTADGLPYHVMEYVEGLALDRFCDTQKLDLADRIRLFQQVVSAACYLHENLVLHRDLKPSNILVTGEGQVKLLDFGIAKTQIPLFQSPSLTGPADRLLTPSYASPEQISGAPIGKTSDIYSLGVVLYQLLTGRLPYEDSALKLREEPPPPSANIREDLKRMPETTAQLRRRIVGDLDQIVLLCLRHDPRRRYPTAAALADDLQRFLEGRPVLARREPGIERAMRYLKRNRAAVAICAVVLAALGIGTWQMVTAQIRSRLIEAREAGVRSILEALERKAPKPGAGTPRPRAGLCPPSTVRAEDVRTLRNALKQDLDPASSLHPEFTAERKALLQRAVIYLDGVRPCIAQDAALATEVAGAYQELGTLYETRFPQLALVAYSSAAKTLEQIAEGDPSQGPNRQQWGVILAKINGLGGVVPVWVPKVPQQRVPDSAPESRSSQAAVVPVARTDLAHPPVISVKPDVNPTEYEIVSRSLDAATSKSKLADETFTGLKADLEKEGKSLHSDIVANHMRMQTALESARHELEKGDLTAARNDIDLANEYARRLMKIVGR
- a CDS encoding CsgG/HfaB family protein translates to MKKFWVLILLSVAGFGQAAPAPAVIKPHRPAVMAKSIVDNVIDLVKNGMSEALVIKQLQREGKSYELTTPDLVKLQKAGVSENIINVMLDPKAAVPAAASSPVAPNLLANKDSSPGGAPPAPEPPPPASAGTSAIAADTPYPPDLPNTSPVRKRRVVIAPFVFGALKDQSQAAAAYSQNPWIALMQYRNAIAAGSPGLSTTEDIGKGLQRMIMNRLQQSNVITVLDRNDAIDKELARSISAQASPGSGPTIGKSWSADCIVTGDITVFGRDDKTTHKGGVFGGWVPSWKGIGIGGAGLTKKEEKAVVVLDLSLVDAETSEVLLPIHVRGESVRKSKSLGLEGLGIGQGGIAGGGIGSAMNSSNFANTILGEATIAAVDQIVKQIQEKIPLLPAKLRKIEGRVAQITPNGIYLALGSNDGVLPGDRFEIRQINNQVLDPQTKEPIATEAVKVGEVVVSEVEEKSCIGNYGGHPLSPDYVTGKGYQARLMSK
- a CDS encoding sigma-70 family RNA polymerase sigma factor, whose amino-acid sequence is MPDAMEITGLLRQVREGSQTAESRLIGLVYTDLRKIARHYMARERREHTLQPTAIVHEAYVRIFRGGPVEWRDRAHFFAIAASQMRRVLIDHGRAFRGPNRRGECKVALDETVVPNPRQPCEIEVLDDLIQRLEKTDPAAARVVELKFFSGLTDKEVAEALSTSHSTVRRHWMFARAWMEKHLTPA
- a CDS encoding CHAT domain-containing protein, yielding MKSFAATALCFAGTLLLEGAASSARASEALLEQGIRPTAVRNQAPQQRRNRCSPLPAETPQKRVLLPQQLYCFTVTVAAGEPTQLLLDQPIDLEMRVTGNAAGTRVDSFEIGIETLTFTEPGDYRVEVRAVHAMTGPLPFSIVRWTLDAQKAESWKEAETWATHSKKSKEMKDLEKSLALWTAIGDTSSIARTYLKQGSALQKTDPANALSFFEKALALCRANFDTRCSAEAANNSGTMSRRLADLSGAQRRLKEAAIDWQKLGDKENEGVTLSNLGLTLWQAGDFEQAIGLLNRSESLLRIRDAAGDAKTLNNLGLCYQSLAAYARARGYFESAIKGFIRTQKPTELARARLNLGRNYMLEGNFIRAQQILEIAEKEANTVPDRATRADILRNQAQNFLQQNKPEQARLRLELALEVDRLDGDRRGESSALHYLGIIAQQKGDIATARAFFIQAAHLRHETGLRDDEAESLFKLADLDYQAGNMNDARASAEHALDILESVRSQVPNANLRALYYSRKRQFFELLVELAMVPGNANAAADGLFAVERGRARALMDLLANSASPEQTPNAGRHAQIQRQLDYLANLLSRTQPGKDAELRRRFQELQDEDAALENAIRKSIAGEKLAAPLQSVEELQQKSLPVDSTLLEFHLGRKRSYLWLVDAHHVQVFTLPSAGVIESYARPVVEHFQNILERQRSSEKRAAFRRSLHKLSAALLGQLSEKQLQSRVMLAPDGVLYRVPFAALQLSGATEPLGVEHDLVQVPSASYLLHAARPRPISEFPQTILSIADPVFSASDPRVTGGGRKLRESATNELPRLPFNAEVELIEATVPRGRYRTLRSFAAGRAVLANIHLEDYAILHFSTHALIDDRFPELSRIVLSLVNRAGRPVDGYLHPYQLGQLHLNGSIVVLSACDTALGKQVLGEGMMGFSSSLLYAGASQLVLTLTAVDAEASSSFLTDVYRRFLQGTTSMEHSISLARRTMMHSRRFSDPYYWASFIVIGRPADTLKPGLASM